Proteins encoded by one window of Chryseobacterium sp. POL2:
- a CDS encoding RsmB/NOP family class I SAM-dependent RNA methyltransferase, which produces MELIHRNLLIGIHDALQETFFQEKKYADKVIERLLKANRKWGSQDRQVVSEIFYNIIRWKKRLEYYMGEGVKPNNVYKLILAYLLWSKTHYKKFEEFDGVKIADILTKLKKGYLPTKAIEYSIPDWLAETLEKELGPKWEKEMLALNEQAPTVLRANTLKTTPKELVADLKDEQVEAFTINGYPDAVQLEEKKNVFLTSAFKDGLFEVQDASSQLIGELLGVKEGMRVVDACAGAGGKTLHLAALMKNKGQIIALDIFEWKLAELKRRAKRAGAHNIEPRFISDSKVIKRLHDKADRLLIDAPCSGLGVLKRNPDSKWKIDQDFIDRIKGEQEQILQDYSKMIKVGGQLIYATCSILPSENNLQVEKFLTKNPNYSLVKEEKIMPSQGYDGFYMALIQRNN; this is translated from the coding sequence ATGGAATTAATACATCGCAATCTTCTTATCGGCATCCACGACGCTTTACAAGAAACATTTTTTCAGGAGAAAAAATATGCTGATAAAGTTATCGAAAGACTTTTGAAAGCCAATAGAAAATGGGGAAGCCAGGACAGACAAGTTGTATCGGAGATTTTCTACAACATTATCCGTTGGAAAAAACGCCTCGAATATTATATGGGAGAAGGTGTTAAACCGAATAATGTTTACAAACTAATCCTAGCTTATCTGCTTTGGAGCAAAACCCATTATAAGAAGTTTGAAGAATTTGACGGTGTAAAAATTGCAGATATTTTAACCAAACTTAAAAAAGGTTATTTGCCGACAAAAGCAATAGAATATTCGATTCCAGATTGGTTAGCAGAAACTTTGGAGAAAGAGTTGGGACCAAAATGGGAAAAAGAAATGCTGGCACTTAACGAACAAGCACCAACTGTTTTGCGTGCCAATACGTTGAAAACAACACCTAAAGAATTGGTTGCCGATCTTAAAGACGAACAGGTCGAAGCATTCACCATCAATGGTTATCCAGATGCTGTACAGTTGGAGGAGAAGAAAAATGTATTTTTAACATCTGCTTTTAAAGATGGCTTGTTCGAAGTTCAGGATGCTTCATCGCAGTTAATTGGTGAGTTATTGGGCGTTAAAGAAGGTATGCGCGTCGTAGATGCTTGTGCTGGCGCAGGAGGAAAAACGCTGCATTTAGCCGCTTTGATGAAGAATAAAGGCCAAATTATTGCGCTTGATATTTTCGAATGGAAGTTGGCAGAGCTTAAGCGTCGTGCAAAACGTGCTGGTGCGCATAATATTGAACCTCGTTTTATTTCGGATTCTAAAGTTATCAAAAGATTGCACGATAAAGCGGATCGTCTGTTAATTGATGCGCCATGTTCTGGACTTGGGGTTTTGAAAAGAAATCCAGATTCCAAATGGAAAATTGACCAAGATTTTATCGATAGAATCAAAGGTGAGCAAGAACAAATTCTTCAAGATTATTCTAAAATGATAAAAGTAGGAGGACAGTTAATCTATGCGACCTGTTCTATTTTGCCATCAGAAAATAATCTTCAGGTTGAAAAATTTTTGACAAAAAATCCGAATTATTCTTTGGTAAAAGAAGAAAAGATAATGCCGAGCCAAGGTTATGATGGCTTTTATATGGCTCTTATTCAGCGTAATAATTAA
- a CDS encoding HNH endonuclease, producing the protein MERTNVIWKVYPNDESQDENTKLEFSVYGEVKSYSVNCPQGRIINGGLQEGYPIIRFKRLAEMDEVSAAALSDFQKEVDELRAEIKVLNASLKKKSTIYDESRKIERKLFSKKEALDKLLKKLSKERAKINKKRAKYFHVLVHKAVAELFVENDQPETKKFVIHKNFDKKDNRAENLAWATKEEVVEHGLKSPKWIEHNLKLERKEKKHRDHAKLSYSDVVFIKMKLQKGEPMARLARRFGVSDMQIHRIKTGENWSDVEVSLLPKNKTKQNEISKVQN; encoded by the coding sequence GTGGAGAGAACTAATGTAATTTGGAAAGTATATCCAAACGATGAATCTCAGGATGAGAATACAAAACTCGAATTTTCTGTTTATGGAGAAGTCAAATCTTATAGTGTAAATTGTCCCCAAGGCAGAATTATAAATGGCGGCTTACAAGAAGGCTATCCAATTATCCGTTTCAAAAGATTGGCAGAAATGGATGAAGTTTCTGCTGCAGCTTTATCTGATTTTCAAAAAGAAGTCGATGAGCTTCGTGCAGAAATTAAAGTTTTGAATGCTTCACTAAAGAAAAAATCCACCATTTACGATGAAAGTCGAAAAATTGAGAGAAAACTATTTTCTAAAAAAGAAGCTTTAGATAAATTGTTAAAAAAACTTTCCAAAGAACGCGCAAAGATTAATAAGAAACGCGCCAAATATTTTCATGTTTTGGTGCACAAAGCTGTTGCCGAATTGTTTGTAGAAAATGATCAACCAGAAACTAAGAAATTTGTTATTCATAAAAATTTTGATAAAAAAGACAATAGAGCAGAAAATCTCGCATGGGCTACAAAAGAAGAAGTTGTGGAACATGGCTTGAAAAGCCCGAAATGGATAGAACATAATCTCAAATTAGAACGTAAAGAAAAAAAACATAGAGATCATGCCAAGTTATCGTACAGCGATGTTGTTTTCATCAAAATGAAATTGCAAAAAGGCGAGCCTATGGCAAGATTGGCGAGAAGATTTGGCGTTTCTGATATGCAAATACACCGCATCAAAACGGGAGAAAATTGGAGTGATGTAGAAGTGAGCCTTTTGCCCAAAAATAAAACCAAGCAAAACGAAATATCCAAAGTTCAGAATTAA
- a CDS encoding efflux RND transporter periplasmic adaptor subunit, translated as MKKTLIYIIVAAVLVGLFVYKITTNKEEQTAKVAEVAKQVDKINVNVITASRSDINTDYSANGTFIPKAETNLSSEIAGRVVSVLVKEGSRVGAGQVVATIKKDAIEVDMTQAQNNLQNAIIDNQRYENAYKTGGVTKQQVDNSRLQLKNAQAAVRAQGVRVNDATVRAGISGTINKRMIEPGAVVSPGTPMFEIVNINTLKLSVLVDESQVGKIQLGQIVNINVNVLPEESFAGKITFIAPKSDASLNFPVEIEVANNGQLKAGMYATAIFKTNHGAATQNMLTVPAEAFVNGVSSGQLFIVNNGVAKMVKVTTGKVYGDKVQILSGLNGGEQVITSGQINLNEGSKVNIVK; from the coding sequence ATGAAAAAAACTCTTATATATATCATTGTAGCAGCGGTTCTTGTAGGATTGTTCGTGTACAAAATTACCACCAACAAAGAAGAACAAACGGCTAAAGTAGCTGAAGTTGCTAAACAAGTTGACAAAATTAATGTAAATGTTATAACAGCATCTAGATCAGACATTAATACAGATTATTCTGCCAACGGAACTTTTATTCCTAAAGCTGAGACTAATCTTTCTTCGGAAATTGCTGGTCGTGTGGTAAGTGTTTTGGTAAAAGAAGGTTCTAGAGTTGGCGCTGGACAAGTGGTTGCAACCATCAAAAAAGATGCAATCGAAGTAGACATGACACAAGCGCAAAACAATTTGCAAAACGCTATTATTGATAATCAACGTTACGAAAATGCTTACAAAACAGGTGGTGTAACAAAACAACAAGTTGATAACTCTAGACTACAACTTAAAAATGCACAGGCTGCAGTACGTGCACAAGGCGTGCGAGTTAACGATGCGACAGTCCGTGCAGGTATCAGCGGAACAATTAACAAAAGAATGATTGAGCCTGGTGCTGTAGTTTCTCCAGGAACACCAATGTTCGAAATCGTAAATATTAACACGCTTAAACTTTCTGTTTTAGTAGACGAAAGTCAGGTTGGAAAAATTCAGTTAGGGCAAATCGTAAATATTAATGTTAATGTTTTACCAGAAGAATCTTTCGCAGGTAAAATTACATTTATCGCCCCAAAAAGTGATGCGTCGCTTAACTTCCCAGTAGAAATCGAAGTTGCAAATAATGGGCAGCTAAAAGCAGGTATGTACGCTACAGCTATCTTCAAAACCAACCACGGTGCCGCTACTCAAAATATGTTAACAGTTCCTGCTGAAGCTTTCGTAAATGGAGTAAGTTCTGGACAATTATTTATCGTGAACAATGGCGTTGCTAAAATGGTAAAAGTAACTACCGGAAAAGTGTACGGTGATAAAGTACAAATCCTTTCAGGTCTTAATGGTGGCGAACAAGTAATTACCAGTGGGCAAATTAACCTAAACGAAGGATCAAAAGTCAATATTGTAAAGTAA
- a CDS encoding TetR/AcrR family transcriptional regulator, with protein sequence MSQEIKKDDTEAIIRRTAKKLFFGEGKFNATTQEIADAAGVNRTLINYYFRSRDNLFNSVFEEALKKEKEKSEFILNSEMTFKEKLSFFIEDSMNKAMQYPYLEIYIVTQMNQGCVYNKPENYDEIMLKLGDELENEIKIGNVKPISVQQFLLNLASLVSFPTCMRPLLKETMKLDDEAFDNLLKERKEIILNTLFLN encoded by the coding sequence ATGAGTCAAGAAATCAAAAAGGATGACACCGAAGCAATAATCCGAAGAACCGCTAAAAAATTATTTTTTGGTGAAGGAAAATTCAATGCTACAACGCAAGAAATAGCTGATGCTGCAGGTGTTAACCGTACTTTAATCAATTATTATTTCCGTTCAAGAGACAATTTGTTTAATTCAGTTTTTGAAGAAGCCCTTAAAAAGGAGAAGGAAAAATCAGAATTTATTCTTAACTCTGAGATGACTTTCAAAGAAAAATTAAGTTTTTTCATCGAAGATTCTATGAACAAAGCGATGCAGTATCCATATTTGGAAATCTATATTGTAACACAAATGAACCAAGGTTGTGTCTACAACAAGCCGGAAAACTATGACGAGATCATGTTAAAATTAGGCGATGAGTTGGAGAACGAAATAAAAATTGGGAATGTTAAACCAATTTCGGTGCAACAATTCTTACTCAATTTAGCATCTTTAGTTTCTTTTCCTACTTGCATGCGTCCTTTGCTAAAGGAAACCATGAAGTTAGATGATGAGGCGTTCGACAATCTTCTAAAAGAGCGAAAAGAAATCATCCTCAATACTTTATTTTTAAATTAA
- a CDS encoding TolC family protein — translation MKHYTNYKAKAILSGALLVFGMFSGIAQESVSLSEAIQKALQNKAEAKKAALQVQKAEYKIDEARAGALPQVKVGGNLTYNPVIQQSVLQMGDQTLVVKMGQPWTSNIAATVNQALFDQKVFIGLKAAKSTREFYVLNAQLTNEQIIANVATAYYNVFIQEENLRTLEASYNNTEKVRNIIKSLVDNGLAKQIDLDRTNVQLTNIASNKQRVINGVELSKNALKFYMGVPMETAIVLEEKSIEPKPELIETLANMDNRSEVKVLEKQKELLQYNKKATQAALYPTVGLQGQYGWYGMGTKFPLTNGTSNGVNWSDFASVGLNVNIPIFTGGATKARIQQAEIDIQDVEQDIENTKQSLNLDYKNSVTNIENALINLNSMKDNVDLAEKVQKNTQSNYQYGLANLTELLDSENALTQARQNYANALLDYKQAEIQLIKAKGELNTLTQP, via the coding sequence ATGAAACATTACACTAATTACAAAGCGAAAGCCATATTATCTGGCGCGCTATTAGTGTTCGGTATGTTTTCTGGTATTGCCCAAGAGTCGGTTTCCTTATCGGAAGCCATTCAGAAAGCTTTACAAAACAAAGCCGAAGCCAAGAAAGCTGCTTTGCAAGTGCAAAAAGCAGAGTACAAAATCGACGAAGCGAGAGCGGGCGCACTTCCACAAGTGAAAGTTGGCGGAAACCTCACCTACAACCCAGTCATCCAACAGTCTGTTTTACAGATGGGCGACCAAACTTTGGTTGTTAAAATGGGACAACCCTGGACTTCCAACATCGCAGCAACAGTTAACCAAGCGCTGTTTGACCAAAAAGTTTTTATTGGTCTAAAAGCAGCAAAATCAACTAGAGAATTTTATGTTCTTAATGCCCAGTTGACGAATGAGCAGATTATTGCCAATGTGGCTACCGCATACTACAACGTCTTTATTCAAGAAGAAAATCTTAGAACTCTAGAAGCCAGCTACAACAACACAGAAAAGGTACGAAACATTATAAAAAGTCTTGTTGATAATGGTCTGGCAAAACAGATCGACCTGGACAGAACCAATGTACAGTTAACCAACATCGCTTCTAACAAGCAAAGAGTAATTAATGGCGTTGAATTATCAAAAAACGCACTTAAATTCTACATGGGAGTTCCTATGGAAACCGCTATTGTTTTAGAAGAAAAATCAATTGAGCCAAAGCCAGAACTTATAGAAACATTAGCCAATATGGATAATCGTTCTGAAGTTAAAGTTTTGGAAAAACAAAAAGAGTTATTACAATATAATAAAAAAGCGACACAAGCGGCACTTTACCCAACGGTAGGACTACAAGGTCAATATGGTTGGTATGGTATGGGAACAAAATTTCCATTGACCAATGGTACATCAAACGGTGTTAACTGGAGCGACTTTGCATCTGTTGGGCTTAATGTCAACATCCCCATCTTCACAGGTGGAGCTACGAAAGCCAGAATACAGCAAGCTGAAATCGACATTCAGGATGTAGAACAGGATATCGAAAATACCAAACAAAGTTTAAATCTAGATTACAAAAACTCTGTTACTAATATCGAAAATGCTTTAATCAACCTTAATAGCATGAAAGATAATGTGGACTTAGCTGAGAAAGTTCAGAAAAATACACAGTCTAATTACCAATATGGTTTGGCAAATCTAACCGAGCTTTTGGACTCAGAAAATGCTTTAACACAAGCGAGACAAAACTATGCTAATGCATTATTGGATTATAAACAAGCCGAAATTCAGTTAATCAAAGCTAAAGGAGAACTTAATACCTTAACACAACCATAA